A segment of the Nostoc sp. TCL26-01 genome:
TCTACTGTAACCGTAGAATTCCGTGCGTTTCTACTTTCAAATTTTGCATCTCCAGTTAAGTCGCCAACAAAGTTCAATGTTACTTTCTTGAGAGTTCCCAGAGCAGAGTTGAACTTCTGAACGCTAATAGTAGAATCGACAATGTCTGTATTTGCAAAATTAGTAGCAGTAGTGTAGCTGAGTGAAGCAGCATTAGCCGAGCCAGCAGTAGCGATGATTCCCGCTAAGGTTGTAGCCGCGCCTAGAGTTTTGAACAGTGTTGTTGTCATGGTAAATAACTTTTTCAAACAAAAGATTGCCAGCAAGATTCCTCATTTATTTCTATCTTTGAAATGGAGTTAATTGGCTTGAGAAATATACCTAAATTTATGTAAAGCTTTAGCGAGGAAATGCGTTGGCAAAATCTACCTTTTCCAATATGTATATGAATTTTTGTTGAGGAAGGTGTAGATTTAGCTGGAGTTGAGCGCATCAGCACTCAATGTAGACTTTGAAAGCTCAATTTGGATCTCAGTGTTGGGTCTGCTGAGGTCAGCCCAGCCTACAGCTACAATAAGGCTATGTCTCAAACTTCTGCTTCTGTGAGTGATACACGTCCAACGTTCATCTTAGTCGATGGACATTCTCTGGCTTACCGTTCATACTTCGCCTTTGCTAAAGGGCGGGATGGCGGCTTACGTACTCAAACCGGTATTCCCACGAGTATTTGCTTTGGTTTTCTGAAATCTTTGCTAGAAGTCATGGCTACACAGCAGCCGCAAGCAATAGCTGTAGCTTTTGACTTAGGCTTACCAACCTTTCGCCACGAAGCCGACGATACGTATAAAGCAGATCGTCCAGAAACCCCAGAAGATTTTGTTCCTGACTTAAAAAATCTGCACGAATTACTCCAAGGCTTGAACCTGCAAATTTATACTGCACCTGGCTATGAAGCAGACGATGTGCTGGGAACTTTGGCTCAAACAGCAACTGCGGCTGGATATAAGGTGAAAATTTTAACAGGCGATCGCGATTTATTTCAATTAGTCGATCCTGAAAAGGAAATTACAGTCCTTAATTTTAGCCCCGATGCTCTTAAGCGCTCTACAAATACGATTACTGAATTTAGTACCGAACAAGTCAAACAGAAAATGGGTGTTTTACCTACACAAATTGTAGATTTTAAAGCCCTGTGTGGAGATAAATCAGATAACATTCCTGGAGTGAGAGGTATTGGCGAGAAAACAGCAGTCCAGTTACTCAATACCTATAGTTCTCTAGAAAATATTTATAAATCATTAAGTGAAATTAAAGGTGCAACACAAAAAAAATTAGTAGAAGGTAAAGAAAACGCTGAGAAATCACAATATTTAGCAAAAATAGTTACAGATGTGCCTTTAGAAGTTAATTTAGCAGATTGTAATTTAAGAGGATTTGATAATACTATACTTGCACCTATTTTAGAAAAATTAGAGTTTAGCTCTTTTCTAAAGAAAATCAATGAACTGCAACAACAGTTTGGTGGTCAAGTTGCAGAAATACCACAACCAGAAAAATTAGATATAGAAACTGACTTTGATGATGCAGATATTTCTTTCTACACTGCTGCGGAAACAGAACTAGCACAACAAAGACCAAAGAAACCTATTTCATCAATTCAACCACGCATAATTAATACAGAAGCTCAACTCACCGCATTAGTTAACATCCTACAAAAATTTACCAACCCAGCAAATCCCGTGGCTTGGGATACAGAAACCAGCGACTTAGAACCACGAGATGCGGCTTTGGTAGGTATCGGCTGTTGCTGGGGAACACAAGCAGATGAGTTAGCTTATATTCCCTTAAATCATCGAACTGGGGAAAATTTAGCTCTAGAAATTGCCCTGACAGCATTGCGACCAATTTTAGAAAGTGTTGATTATCCCAAAACTTTCCAAAATGGCAAATTTGATCGTTTAGTTTTCCGCACTCAAGGAATTAACTTAGCAGGTATTGTCTTTGATCCGATGTTGGCTAGCTATGTTTTAAATCCAGATACTAACCATAATTTAAGTGATTTGACTCTGCGTTACTTGGGTTTAATCATTCAAAACTATGTAGACTTAGTTCCCAAAGGAAAAACTATTGCTGATATCGATATCGCTGTGGTTGCAGATTACTGTTGTTTGCAAGTTCATGCCACATATCAACTTGTGCCAAAATTGCGTGAGGAACTAGCAAAAAATCCGGCTTTATCCCAGCTACTAACAGATATAGAACAGCCGTTAGAAGCCGTGTTAGCAACAATGGAATACACTGGTGTTCGCATTGATTCAGACTATCTAAAAGAACTTTCTCAGCAATTAGAAATAGATTTAGCTAAATTGCAGGAGCAAGCAACAGAATTAGCTGGAGAAAAATTTAATTTAGGTTCTCCCAAACAACTGAGTTATATATTGTTTGAAAAATTGGGATTAAGCACCAAATATTCCCGAAAAATTCAGACTGGCTATTCTACCGATGCAGCAACATTAGAAAGGCTGCAAGAAATTGATGAAACTGGTTTTGTCAATGCCATTATTGAATATCGGACTTTGGCTAAATTAAAGTCTACTTATGTGGATGCTTTGCCAGCGTTAGTCCGTCCAGATACGCAACGGGTACATACTGATTTTAATCAAACTGCCACATCAACTGGTAGGTTATCTTCTTCTAATCCCAACTTACAAAATATCCCCATTCGTACAGCCTTTAGTCGGCAAATCCGCAAAGCATTTTTACCAGAATCGGGTTGGTTAATGGTGGCTGCTGATTACTCGCAAATTGAGTTAAGAATATTGGCTCATTTGAGTCAAGAACCATTATTAGTGCGAGCATATCAGCAGAATGAAGATATTCACACAGTCACAGCCAAATTAGTCTTTGAAAAAGAAGATATTACAGCAGATGAACGCAGAATAGCTAAGACAATTAATTTTGGTGTAATTTATGGAATGGGTTCTTTGAAATTTTCTCGCTCCACAGGTATAGATAAAAATGTAGCTAACGAATTTATCAAGCGATTTAACGAACGCTATGCTAAAGTGTTTGCTTATTTAGAGGGAGTGAAAAAACAAGCGATCGCTCAAGGTTATGTGGAAACTATTCTTGGTCGGCGGCGATATTTTGATTTTACTAGTAATAGTTTACGCAGGTTAAAAGGCAGCAATCCAGAAGATATTGATTTGAGTAAATTAAAAAATCTTGGTGCTTATGATGCTGGATTACTGCGTTCCGCAGCCAATGCTCCCATTCAAGGTTCTAGTGCTGATATTATCAAAATTGCTATGGTCAGATTGCACGAAGTTCTAAAACAATATCAAGCGCGATTGTTATTACAAGTTCATGATGAATTAGTGTTAGAAGTTCCTCCTTCTGAATGGGCAGAATTACAATTACAAATTAAATCGGTGATGGAAAATGCAGTGAAATTAACTGTGCCTTTGTTAGTAGAAGCTCGTGCAGGGGATAATTGGATGGAAACAAAGTAAATTAATCCGAGTCAATCGAGATTACTGGTGTTATCTACTCAAATATGCCAATCTACGGTGCGGATGCAATTAATTTTCATGGGGTGAATGGCGATCGCTATTGGTTCCACGAGCCGTATGCTTATACTGGCGTGGCTGATATTGATGAACGTCTCAGTGGCTTTCCTGTCGCCGTTTTTTTGCCAAATCACAGGCCAAGACAGCACACACCCCTAGTCATCGGTTTGCAGGGTATGTGTGCGCCTTATGGTTGGAACGCCTTTATTGTCCCGACACTGACACAAATGGGGATAGCCGTAGCTTTATTTGACCCACCATTGGCGGGTGAACGTAGCTTAGTTCGTACCTCCACAGCTTTAGTCCAGAACGAGATCAAACCATTAATTGAACGGGGTATTCCCTTCGATACAGCCCTGTTTTTGTCTATATTTCAGAGAACAGCCAGTGACATTGCCATGATACGCGAATTTTGTGGCGATCGCTACGGACTCACTGATCCACGAATAGCACTATTTGGTGTCAGTATGGGTGTGCTGCTATCCGCCTACGCTTTTACCGCCAATGGTTTAGGAGAAAGATTGCTAGGAACCATTGGTCATGCTGATTTGCCATCTTTTGCTAAAAGTTGGGGTTATCCAGTTTTGCCAGACATCGCCGCTTCACCTGTTGGTATATTAGCCGAAATAGTGTTAAAAAGATTACGTCCAGATATGCGGTCTGTAATCAAGTTGTTACAGTTAACTAAAAAGCTGAAATATCAGGATGAATATGCTTGGAACTGTAACCCGATGAATTACATTCAACAAGTCAGGCTACCTCGTAAAGTTCGCTTTTTACTTGGTGCTAACGATTCCATTGTCAATATTCAAGATGCCCGGACTTGCGCTCAAAAATTTCCTGATGGAGAATGTTATGTTGTTCCTGGGATGGGACATGGAACAAGACACTGGGGTGTTTCCTTCGTCGATCATGTACGCTATTTTTTGGTGACTCAATTGGGTGATTGGCAAGATTAAACTCTTTTAACGGGAACAGGTGACAGGTGACAGGTGACAGGGAATAGGGAATAGAGAATAGAGCAGGGTGTTGGACTCTTATTTAGAGACTTCCAGAAAATAAAATATTCAATGGGTGATAGCAAATATGATTATGGGATTTTTCCTCCCCTGCCAAATCAGTTACCAGTTAACAGTTATCAGTTACCAGTTAATAAACGTTCACTGTTCACTGTTTACACCCCTGCCTCCCCTGCTCACTAAAGCGATAGAGTTACCCTTTACGCCTTAGTTCTACACAACCTGCTATTAGCATTCACTTAACTGTATTGAGTTCTCAAGAAGTTAAATTACTATTCTTAATCAAAAAATCATCAAAATTTAAAATGTTCAAGGCAAATTGAAAGATTGTGTAAACCTTGAGGATTTAATTTTTTGATGAATGAAGTTTTTGTGTATATTTGCAGTTGGTATAAAATAATTGCTTTTACAAAAATATAAAAACTAATTTGTAGTTATGTTAATACCCAATTTGACTTCTAAGCTAGGAAAAACCTCTGTGAATCAACTATCTGTTGTACATCATCCACATTTAAATAAGTTTTCACAACAGTCTTTACATCCTTCCACTATCAGTATAACAAAAAGATTTATTGATATTTTAGGAGCAATTGTTGGGTTGTTCATCACAACTGTAATTGCCATCCCCATAGCAATTATTACTTTGATCATTGACCCCGGCCCAATATTTTATTCGCAAATTCGTTGCGGTTTAAATGGACGGAATTTTCGCATTTGGAAATTTCGGTCTATGGTGGTTAATGCCGATAAACTCAAGCATTTGGTGAAAAATCAAGCCCAGGGTCACATTTTCAAATCGGTGAATGATCCACGCATCACTTCTGTCGGGAAATTCTTACGTCGTACCAGCTTAGACGAATTTCCCCAATTTTGGAATGTTTTAATTGGGGATATGAGTTTGGTAGGAACTCGTCCACCCACACCTGATGAAGTGATGCACTATGAACCGCGTCACTGGGAAAGATTAAGAGTGAAGCCGGGGATGACTGGAGAATGGCAAACAAGAGGACGTTCTAGTATTAAAGACTTTGAAACTATTGTGCAAATGGATCTAGATTATCAGCGTAAATGGTCGATCGCTTACGATCTCCATCTTGTATACAAAACTATATGGGTAGTCTTGAAAAAAAGTGGGGCTTGTTAAATTAACCTTTGATACCACTACCAGTATCTGTAGCGACAATGTAACGCTGTAGGATTAAAAATAATATTAATACAGGTGCGATCGCTATAACTGAACCAGCCGCAACTAAACGCCAGTCAAGAGAGAATGTCCCTGCCAGTTTGGCTACACCTAGAGGTAGGGTGTACAAGTTTTCATCTTGAATCACAATTAAAGGCCAGAGAAAATCACTCCAAGAGCCAATAAATACGAAAATAGCCAGAGTTACCAGTGCAGGACGAACTGCTGGGATCATAATATGCCACCACAAGCCTAATTCTGAACTACCATCCATCCTTGCGGCTTCCTCTATTTCCTTGGGAACACCCATGAAAGCTTGTCTTAAGAGAAAAATCCCAAAAGCAGAAGCCAAGCTAGGAAAAATCATGCCCAGATAAGTATTGCGTAACCCCAACTGCACAGTCAGAATGTATAGGGGGATCATGACAATTTGAAAGGGAATCATAATCGTAGATACGATCGCCACAAAAATCCAGTCCCTTCCCGGAAATGATAATCTTGCTAAAGGGTACGCAGCTAAAGCACAAAATAAAAGATTCAAGCCCACAGTTAACACCGCTACCAAGGTGCTGTTGTATAAATACTGACTAAAAGGTAAAGAATTCCAGACAGTGACAAAGTTGTCTATTGTAGGTTGACTAGGTAATAACTGCGGTGGCGACTGTAAAATATTTTCGCTGGGTGACTTTAAAGCTGTACTAATCAGCCACAGTAGAGGAAAGAGAGTTACTAGAGCGATCGCTGCCAATAACCCATACATTACCACCATTCGCCAACGCCAGTTTGCAGTTTTCCCAGTCATCATTGACCCACTTAATTTTGACTACAGCCTAAGTTTAACTACTTTCAGGTAGCATCAGAGTGGCTGGTCTTGAACTCAGTTTCTGTACAAACAGCTTGTAATGGCAAATCCCAACTAGCAACAGGTAATTGGGGTAAATAAGCAAAATCAAAGACAATACCTATAGTGAATTTTTGTGACCACTCTGGAGAATTGAGCAAGCGATCGTAATATCCTCCACCATAGCCCAAGCGATATCCACGATAGTCACAAGCAACACTGGGGACAAGGATTAAATCAACGTCGTCAGGATTGATGATCGGGGCTTGAGAAGATGGTTCTGAAATACCGTAATTATTAATATTTAAAGAATCTGTCTGTGTCCAAATATGCCAACAGAGGGATTGACCAACGCAGCGAGGAAACCCCCAAAAATGTTTCGTGTTGGTAAATAAAGGACTGAGATCAGGTTCTTGACGAAAACTGAAATAAGCAAGTATTGTGTTTGCTTGGATAAAGAGAGTAGAAGATTGTAGCTGAGTGCAAATGCGATCGCTTTTTTCCTTCCACTCTCCAACAGACATTGACTGCCGAGTTTTAATTAAAGTCCGGCGTAATTCAGTTTTACTTTTTTGATGGTCAACATTATCCATCGAAATCTTAGGTTATGAGGAACAGGTTATAGGATAAAGGTTACACTTCCCTGTCCCCTGTCCCCTAAACAGCGTTTTGCCGATACCAATCAATCGTATTTTTCAACCCCTGCTTAAAGTCTACCTGAGCAGTGAAGTTAAAAGCTTGCTTGGCTCGTTCAGTATCCAAACAACGCCGGGGTTGACCGTTAGGTTTGTCAGTTTCCCAAACAATTTCTCCGGTAAACTCCATCAATTCGCAAATCAGAGTGACCAAATCAAGGATAGAAATCTCATAACCAGTTCCCAAGTTAACTGGTTCAGATTCATTGTAGAATTGCGTCCCCATGACGATACCCAATGCGGCATCATCAGAGTACAAAAACTCACGGGTAGGACTACCATCACCCCAAACAGGGAGTTGTTTATCTCCCCTGATTTGAGCTTCATGGACTTTGCGAATTAACGCGGGAATGACATGAGAACTTCCTGGGTCGAAGTTATCTTCAGGCCCATATAAATTTACTGGTAGTAAGTAGATGCCATTAAAACCATACTGCTGCCGATAAGATTGCAGTTGGACTAATAGAGCTTTTTTAGCAATTCCGTAGGGAGCGTTAGTTTCTTCTGGATAACCGTTCCACAAATCATCCTCTTTAAAAGGTACTGGGGTGAATTTAGGATAGGCGCAGATTGTTCCCACACACACGAATTTTTCTACATTGGCCTGATAAGCTGCATGGATGAGTTGCGTACCCATGATCAAATTATCGTAGAACAACTCTGCGGGTTTTTCGCGGTTGAGTCCAATACCACCAACATGAGCCGCTAAGTGAATGATAATGTCTTGCTGATCAACTGCTCGCTGGCAATTTTCCATGACACGCAAATCCAAGTCACGCGATCGCGGTACACTAATTTTCGCTACATCAGCCCCAGCCTGACATAGCTGATTAATCACCTGACGACCTAAAAACCCTGCCCCACCGGTGACGAGAATTCGCTTATTTTTTAGTTCTAAGGCGGTCATATTTTTATCCTTGGAAGGTTAATCAGAAGTGGAGAGCGCCCAATTCTTGACGAATAGTGGCTATATCGCGCTGTGACAGGTGTGAACCATTACCATTGGGTGAAGTCAGACCCAAAGCTTGTAAATCTGCCTCTACCATCAACGCGACTAGTTCTGGAAAAGTAACGGAAGGTTTCCAGCCCAACTTTTGCTGTGCTTTGGTAGAGTCACCGATTAATAAATCCACTTCGGCTGGACGCAGATAACGTTCGTCAAACTCCACATGATCTTCCCAGTTGAGATTGACATGACTAAAGGCTAGTTCTAGAAATTCTTTTACCGAGTGAGTTTCCCCTGTGGCAATTACGTAATCATCTGATTGTTCTTGTTGCAACATTAACCACATTGCCCGGACATAATCTTTAGCGTAACCCCAATCTCGCTTGGCATCAAGATTACCCATGTAGATGTTTTTCTGCTTCCCGGCGACAATTCGAGCCACAGCTCTGGTAATTTTGCGAGTCACAAAGGTTTCACCACGACGGGGTGATTCATGGTTAAAAAGGATACCGTTGCAAGCGAATAGATTATAAGATTCGCGGTAATTGACAGTTTGCCAGTGAGCGTAGACTTTGGCGCAAGCGTAGGGACTGCGGGGATAAAACGGTGTTGTTTCACTTTGGGGTACGGCTTGAACTAGACCATACATTTCTGAGGAGCCTGCTTGATAAAAGCGCACTTGAATACCTGTGCGTCTTTCGTAATCTCGAATGGCTTCTAGTAGGCGCAGGGTTCCCATACCCACGGCATCTACTGTATATTCTGGTGAATCAAAACTAACTCTGACGTGGGATTGAGCGCCCAAATTATAAATTTCTGTAGGTTGGACTTCTTCTAAAATCCTTCGCAGCGTTGTACCGTCGGTTAAATCACCGTAGTGAAGAAATAACCGCACTCCCTCTTTATGGGGGTCTTCATAAATGTGATCGATGCGGTCAGTATTGAAGGTAGAAGTCCGGCGAATAATACCATGAACTTCATAGCCTTGCTCTAACAAAAATTCACTCAGGTATGAACCATCTTGACCAGTGATACCGGTAATCAACGCTCGCTTGTTTTGCGCCATGCTCTATTATTCCTTTTTGTGTGTATTGAATTTTTGGTAGGTCAATTGATACAACCTAGCAGGTAATCACTAAATTGCCTAATGGTGAACTTACGAGTTTTACAGGACACAGGGATTTTATCGTAAATAAATATACTTAATAAAGTTGAAGATTTTAGGAAAATTTACGACTGAAGCAGCATAAATAAAGCTGTATCAGAAATTTTACTGAATATTTGAGACAATTGCGCGAGATTTTTCTTTGCCAAAACTTTACATAAGAGAGATTTTATTCAGTCAAAGTTAACAAAAAGCGAGAAATGTATCAAGTGAAATTTGGTTTTTGAATTTTAAATTGATATTGAGGGGCATTAACTGCCCCTGAAAAGAAAAGTTTTATGATTGCATCAGTATGCTCCGTTATTTTTTGGCATAATGACGACATCGATGGTTTTAAATATAATCCATAGATCCAACCACAGGTTCCTGGATTTGACATAATACAAATCTATTTGGACTCGACGTGGATAGGGAATGTCATTACGTCCAGAGACTTGCCATAATCCGGTAATTCCTGGTCGGATTGTTAAAACTTGCTCGATGTGATCGCCGTATTTTGGTAATTCTTCTGCTACTAAGGGGCGTGGCCCAACAACACTCATATCCCCTTTTAAAACGTTCCAGAACTGGGGAAACTCATCTAAACTAGTGATTCGTAAAAATCGACCAATACTAGTGATTCGAGGGTCTTTTTTGAGCTTAAAGCTATTTTCAAATTCTTGCCGCAACTGTGGGGATGTTTCCATCATTTGCATGAGGATTTCATCTGCATTGGTCACCATTGTGCGGAATTTAATACAATTAAAGGGCTTGTAATTTTTGCCTATTCTTTCCTGTACGTAAAAAATCGGCCCTTCTGAACTGAGAGCAATCAGCAAAGCCAAAATTAGATAGACGGGTGAGAACAGGATCAACACCAATAACGAAAACACAATATCGAAAAGTCTTTTAGCAAACTCTCCGTTTAAATCCTGCAAAGACAAACCTTTGGGTTTGATTTTAGGTGTCTTTGTTTTTTGACCACGCTTAACAGTAGAACGCATAGACGGGCTAGCTTCTTGCCGTAAACGTCGCTTGCCGGAGAGGAGTGAGCTCTGGGCAGTCATCATACTCCTTAATAATCCACACCACACATAGTCCCAATCTTAAAGCCAAAAGGAGGTGCTTCTGGGGTTAAATTGCCAAAAGCATACAAAACAATTACAAAAAATTTTGGCTATCCTGCTAAATAAGGCTTTTGCTGATGGCACTGTTCTAAAAAATTTAGATAGCGCTGGGCAAAAATTTGCGGCGAAAACTCGGCGGCGTGCGATCGCATATACTCAGGATTGAGCGTATCTTGATACATTTCAAATTTTTCCACTGCCTCTACCAAAGCTGCTTCTGTCTGCATTGTAAAGAATATCCCTGTTCCTGTATCTTTATAAGATCGTACATCCCTAACGGTTTCTGTTGCCCCCCCCATACCATAAGCAATTACCGGAGTTCCACAAGCCTGTGCTTCTACTAAAGCAATACCAAAATCTTCGCAAGCTGCATACACAAATGCTTTGGCTCTAGCCATGTACTTTTTGACTACATCCTCAGATTGCCAACCCAATATTTGAATATTGGGCTTCGCTAGCTCACGAATCTTGCTCATTTCTCCACCTGTACCAATAATCACCAATGGGCGCTGCAATTGATTAAACGCTTTAACAATTAGAGATACTTGTTTATAACTCACTAACCGGGAAACAGTCAGATAGAAATCCTCTTTCTGCGGTAAAAAAGGAAATGCCTCTACATTGACTGGTGGATATATAACTTTTGCTTCTCGTCGATAGCAACGCCAGATGCGCCGAGCCGTGTACTGAGAATTGGCAATAAAGTAATCAACTCGATTGGCACTCAGTACATCCCACTGACGTAAACGATGTAACAAGTAACGAGTTACCCATCCCGGCAGACCATTCCCCATTTGGCTATGGCGTAAGTAATCAAATGTTAAGTCCCAAGCGTATCGCATGGGACTATGGCAATAACAAATATGTAATTGGTCGGCAGTTGTCAACACTCCTTTAGCTACAGCATGAGAAGAAGACAGAATTACATCGTATTGACGCAAATCTAGTTGTTCTACTGCCAAAGGTAAAAAAGGTAGGTATTTTTGGATACCATTGCGGGCAAAGGGGAAATGCTGAAGAAAAGTCTTGCCAATCTGACGTTGGTATAAATAACTATCAGTATTGCTAGATTCAAAGTCAATCAAGGCATATAAATCAGCATCAATGTGATTGAGAATTTCTCGCACGACTAATTCTGAACCACCTGTGGCTTTTGGTGTCAGCCACTCATGAACAACAGCATATTTCAAGGGCACAGCTAACTTTTAAGGTGTAGAAAAGAACTCAAGCAATGTGTGAGGTTAACTGCAAGGTTTCCCTTGGCGAGCAAGCGATGGGAAGCGCCCCAGATTTATCGTTAAGACGCGATTCTCTCAGAAGTGGTTCCAGAGGGGTACGGCAAGCTGATAACCTCAAATGAGGGACTAGGGATTGGGTAATGGGTACTAGGTATGAGTCTGACACTAACCCTAATTACTAGCCTCTAGCCTCTAGCCTCTGAAAATATACATAGGAATTGATAATTTATGCGAATTTTAATTATGGGTGGTACTAGGTTCATTGGTGTCTATCTGACGCAAATTCTGGTGAAACAGGGACATGAGGTAGTACTGTTCAATCGTGGTAATCGCCCTCTACCGAAATTACAAGGAGTAGGACAAATTATAGGCGATCGCACTGATGCCACACAGCTGAAAGAAAAATTATCACGAGAAAATTTTGATGTCATTTTTGACAACAATGGGCGGGAATTAACTGATACTCAACCGTTGGCAGAGATTTTTCAAGACCGAGTGCAGCATTTTGTCTACATGAGTTCTGCGGGGGTGTATCTCAAATCTGATCAACTACCCCACATGGAAGGAGATTCGGTAGACCCCAAGAGTCGCCATAAGGGTAAGCACGAAACTGAAGCTTATTTACAGCAACAGGGATTACCTTTTACTTCGATTCGTCCGACTTATATTTACGGGCCGCTCAACTATAACGATTTAGAAAGCTGGTTTTTTGACCGCATTGTCCGCGATCGCCCAATTCTGATTCCTGGTAATGGTTTACACATTACACAACTAGGTCATGTCAAAGACTTGGCTCAGGCTATGTCGCAGGTTGTGGGTAATCAGCAGGCAATTGGGCAAGTGTATAATGTTTCGGGCGATCGCTTTGTAACGTTTGATGGTTTAGCTCGTGCTTGCATCCAAGCTGCCGGTAAATCACCAGATGATATCAAAATCTGGCATTACGACCCAAAAAATTTTGATTTTGGCAAACGCAAAGCTTTTCCCATGAGAGTACAGCACTTTTTCGCTGCCATCAACAAAGCCCAAACAGATTTAAATTGGCAACCTGAATATGATTTAATTTCTGGGCTGAAGGATGCTTTTACCAACGATTATTTAGCAACTGGGCGAGACAAAGCAGAAATAGATTTTTCTGTAGATGAGGAGATTTTACAAGCGCATTAGAGGGGGGATAGGTGACAGGTGACAGGTGATAGGGGATAGGTGATAGGTGATAGGTGACAGGGGATTGGGGATTGGGGATTGGGGATTGGGGATTGGGGGTAGTGTTACTTGTCCTCTCTTTCCTGCTGACCTGAAGGGTGGGTGATGATCTGAGTAGAAGCATCAATAAACCCCTTTGGTTGCTCTCATCGGGCAGAGGGCAGAGAGGGCAGTAGTATTTCTCCTGCCTCCTGTTCTGTGCTTCAGTTGATAAAAATAATACCTTAACAAACTAAATAACCCTGGCAACTGAATCATCCGTAAAGTAAGCACAACACTTGGACTTGATTTAAGTGGAGTGTCTAGGGGTGCTTTGACTCACCCCACTCGGATCTATATCTGGGTGACAGCTAAAAAGAAGCAGAGCGATGTGGTTTCAACCCGTCGCGTAGCATCCTTTTAGAATCCCCCGAATTTAATTCGGGGGAGTAGTCAAAGCAAGTAAATTAACAAACAGAAAACAAATATTGACAGTGGATGTATAATTAGCGCGTCTCTTCCTGATATAACAAGATAAATTTAAGACTGGCTGATTTTCTGTTCCCTGTACCTGGTAAGGAGCATATGTGGCAAAAAGACAAAAAAGATAGTGGCATAGTTAATTTGGCATTGTTTCTGGCCTTGGCTACCACCCCGATCGCTACAAACCTGTTAGTGTCAGCGCCTATACTGGCACAATCGGAAGCTGATATACCTGCTTTTCCCCTACCGAAAACTGTAGAAAATGGCACTACGGTGCGAGTAGATGGTTCGACTACCTTGGCGGCCGTTAATCAAAGCTTGAAACAGGGTTTTGAGGAGCAGTTTGCTGGGACAAAGGTGGAGGTGGCGAATAGTGGTACAGAGGCAGCACTGAAAGCTTTGTTAGCAGGAAAAATTGACGTAGCAGCAATTGGGCGTGGTTTAACTCCAGAAGAAAAAGCCCAAGGTTTAGAGCAAGTCAGACTGCACAGAGAAAAGATTGCCATCATTGTCGGTGA
Coding sequences within it:
- a CDS encoding GDP-L-fucose synthase; translation: MTALELKNKRILVTGGAGFLGRQVINQLCQAGADVAKISVPRSRDLDLRVMENCQRAVDQQDIIIHLAAHVGGIGLNREKPAELFYDNLIMGTQLIHAAYQANVEKFVCVGTICAYPKFTPVPFKEDDLWNGYPEETNAPYGIAKKALLVQLQSYRQQYGFNGIYLLPVNLYGPEDNFDPGSSHVIPALIRKVHEAQIRGDKQLPVWGDGSPTREFLYSDDAALGIVMGTQFYNESEPVNLGTGYEISILDLVTLICELMEFTGEIVWETDKPNGQPRRCLDTERAKQAFNFTAQVDFKQGLKNTIDWYRQNAV
- the gmd gene encoding GDP-mannose 4,6-dehydratase; this encodes MAQNKRALITGITGQDGSYLSEFLLEQGYEVHGIIRRTSTFNTDRIDHIYEDPHKEGVRLFLHYGDLTDGTTLRRILEEVQPTEIYNLGAQSHVRVSFDSPEYTVDAVGMGTLRLLEAIRDYERRTGIQVRFYQAGSSEMYGLVQAVPQSETTPFYPRSPYACAKVYAHWQTVNYRESYNLFACNGILFNHESPRRGETFVTRKITRAVARIVAGKQKNIYMGNLDAKRDWGYAKDYVRAMWLMLQQEQSDDYVIATGETHSVKEFLELAFSHVNLNWEDHVEFDERYLRPAEVDLLIGDSTKAQQKLGWKPSVTFPELVALMVEADLQALGLTSPNGNGSHLSQRDIATIRQELGALHF
- a CDS encoding exopolysaccharide biosynthesis polyprenyl glycosylphosphotransferase; translated protein: MTAQSSLLSGKRRLRQEASPSMRSTVKRGQKTKTPKIKPKGLSLQDLNGEFAKRLFDIVFSLLVLILFSPVYLILALLIALSSEGPIFYVQERIGKNYKPFNCIKFRTMVTNADEILMQMMETSPQLRQEFENSFKLKKDPRITSIGRFLRITSLDEFPQFWNVLKGDMSVVGPRPLVAEELPKYGDHIEQVLTIRPGITGLWQVSGRNDIPYPRRVQIDLYYVKSRNLWLDLWIIFKTIDVVIMPKNNGAY
- a CDS encoding glycosyltransferase; the encoded protein is MPLKYAVVHEWLTPKATGGSELVVREILNHIDADLYALIDFESSNTDSYLYQRQIGKTFLQHFPFARNGIQKYLPFLPLAVEQLDLRQYDVILSSSHAVAKGVLTTADQLHICYCHSPMRYAWDLTFDYLRHSQMGNGLPGWVTRYLLHRLRQWDVLSANRVDYFIANSQYTARRIWRCYRREAKVIYPPVNVEAFPFLPQKEDFYLTVSRLVSYKQVSLIVKAFNQLQRPLVIIGTGGEMSKIRELAKPNIQILGWQSEDVVKKYMARAKAFVYAACEDFGIALVEAQACGTPVIAYGMGGATETVRDVRSYKDTGTGIFFTMQTEAALVEAVEKFEMYQDTLNPEYMRSHAAEFSPQIFAQRYLNFLEQCHQQKPYLAG
- a CDS encoding NAD-dependent epimerase/dehydratase family protein, translating into MRILIMGGTRFIGVYLTQILVKQGHEVVLFNRGNRPLPKLQGVGQIIGDRTDATQLKEKLSRENFDVIFDNNGRELTDTQPLAEIFQDRVQHFVYMSSAGVYLKSDQLPHMEGDSVDPKSRHKGKHETEAYLQQQGLPFTSIRPTYIYGPLNYNDLESWFFDRIVRDRPILIPGNGLHITQLGHVKDLAQAMSQVVGNQQAIGQVYNVSGDRFVTFDGLARACIQAAGKSPDDIKIWHYDPKNFDFGKRKAFPMRVQHFFAAINKAQTDLNWQPEYDLISGLKDAFTNDYLATGRDKAEIDFSVDEEILQAH